A region of Rattus rattus isolate New Zealand chromosome 7, Rrattus_CSIRO_v1, whole genome shotgun sequence DNA encodes the following proteins:
- the Degs2 gene encoding sphingolipid delta(4)-desaturase/C4-monooxygenase DES2 isoform X2, whose product MAFERSENPNAAGESRVQRELPGEAKYPSIKALMRPDPNIKWTVLGMVLVQVLACWLVRGLSWRWLLFWAYAFGGCINHSLTLAIHDISHNTAFGTRCASRNRWFAVFANLPIGLPYATSFKKYHVDHHRYLGGDGLDVDIPTDFEGWFFCTPARKLLWLVLQPFFYSLRPLYVNPKAVTRMEILNALVQLAFNVTIFALWGIKAIVYLLASSLLGLGLHPISGHFVAEHYMFLKGHETYSYYGPLNWITFNVGYHMEHHDFPSIPGCYLPLVRTIAPEYYDHLPQHHSWVKVLWDFVFEDSLGPYSRVKRKCKLAKDQL is encoded by the exons ATGGCCTTTGAAAGATCAGAAAACCCAAATGCCGCCGGAGAGTCTAGGGTACAGAGGGAGCTGCCAGGGGAAG CCAAGTACCCATCCATCAAGGCCCTGATGCGGCCAGACCCCAACATCAAGTGGACCGTGCTGGGAATGGTACTGGTGCAGGTGCTGGCCTGCTGGCTGGTACGGGGGCTCTCTTGGCGATGGTTGCTGTTTTGGGCCTATGCCTTTGGCGGCTGCATCAACCACTCACTGACACTGGCCATCCATGACATCTCGCACAACACTGCCTTTGGCACACGCTGTGCCTCCCGCAACCGCTGGTTTGCCGTCTTTGCTAATCTGCCCATTGGCCTACCTTACGCCACGTCCTTCAAAAAGTACCACGTGGACCACCATCGTTACCTGGGCGGAGACGGGCTGGATGTGGATATCCCCACGGACTTCGAGGGCTGGTTCTTCTGCACACCGGCCCGCAAGCTGCTCTGGCTGGTGCTTCAACCCTTCTTCTACTCACTCAGGCCACTCTATGTGAACCCCAAGGCGGTGACGCGTATGGAGATCCTCAATGCCCTGGTGCAGCTGGCATTTAATGTCACCATCTTTGCCCTCTGGGGGATCAAAGCCATAGTCTACCTTCTAGCCAGCTCtctcctgggcctgggcctgcaCCCTATCTCTGGCCACTTCGTGGCAGAGCATTATATGTTCCTGAAGGGCCACGAGACTTACTCCTACTATGGGCCTCTCAACTGGATTACCTTCAATGTTGGCTACCACATGGAACACCACGACTTCCCCAGCATCCCCGGTTGCTACCTGCCACTG GTGCGGACGATTGCACCCGAATACTACGACCATCTGCCGCAGCACCACTCCTGGGTGAAAGTGCTCTGGGACTTCGTGTTTGAGGACTCTCTGGGACCCTACTCCAGGGTTAAGCGCAAGTGCAAGCTGGCGAAGGACCAGCTGTGA
- the Degs2 gene encoding sphingolipid delta(4)-desaturase/C4-monooxygenase DES2 isoform X1: protein MGNSAARSDFEWVYSDQPHTQRRKEMLAKYPSIKALMRPDPNIKWTVLGMVLVQVLACWLVRGLSWRWLLFWAYAFGGCINHSLTLAIHDISHNTAFGTRCASRNRWFAVFANLPIGLPYATSFKKYHVDHHRYLGGDGLDVDIPTDFEGWFFCTPARKLLWLVLQPFFYSLRPLYVNPKAVTRMEILNALVQLAFNVTIFALWGIKAIVYLLASSLLGLGLHPISGHFVAEHYMFLKGHETYSYYGPLNWITFNVGYHMEHHDFPSIPGCYLPLVRTIAPEYYDHLPQHHSWVKVLWDFVFEDSLGPYSRVKRKCKLAKDQL, encoded by the exons ATGGGTAACAGCGCAGCCCGCAGCGACTTCGAGTGGGTCTACAGCGACCAGCCGCACACCCAGAGGCGCAAGGAGATGCTCG CCAAGTACCCATCCATCAAGGCCCTGATGCGGCCAGACCCCAACATCAAGTGGACCGTGCTGGGAATGGTACTGGTGCAGGTGCTGGCCTGCTGGCTGGTACGGGGGCTCTCTTGGCGATGGTTGCTGTTTTGGGCCTATGCCTTTGGCGGCTGCATCAACCACTCACTGACACTGGCCATCCATGACATCTCGCACAACACTGCCTTTGGCACACGCTGTGCCTCCCGCAACCGCTGGTTTGCCGTCTTTGCTAATCTGCCCATTGGCCTACCTTACGCCACGTCCTTCAAAAAGTACCACGTGGACCACCATCGTTACCTGGGCGGAGACGGGCTGGATGTGGATATCCCCACGGACTTCGAGGGCTGGTTCTTCTGCACACCGGCCCGCAAGCTGCTCTGGCTGGTGCTTCAACCCTTCTTCTACTCACTCAGGCCACTCTATGTGAACCCCAAGGCGGTGACGCGTATGGAGATCCTCAATGCCCTGGTGCAGCTGGCATTTAATGTCACCATCTTTGCCCTCTGGGGGATCAAAGCCATAGTCTACCTTCTAGCCAGCTCtctcctgggcctgggcctgcaCCCTATCTCTGGCCACTTCGTGGCAGAGCATTATATGTTCCTGAAGGGCCACGAGACTTACTCCTACTATGGGCCTCTCAACTGGATTACCTTCAATGTTGGCTACCACATGGAACACCACGACTTCCCCAGCATCCCCGGTTGCTACCTGCCACTG GTGCGGACGATTGCACCCGAATACTACGACCATCTGCCGCAGCACCACTCCTGGGTGAAAGTGCTCTGGGACTTCGTGTTTGAGGACTCTCTGGGACCCTACTCCAGGGTTAAGCGCAAGTGCAAGCTGGCGAAGGACCAGCTGTGA